A genomic region of Bacteroidales bacterium contains the following coding sequences:
- a CDS encoding glycoside hydrolase family 16 protein: protein MYKRINCHILFFFFFFFLVSCEPSDDWKLVWEENFDKEGFIDGKMWSKIPRGNPDWQNYMSDYDSLYDVENGNLILKGMVNPGLSDDHAPYITGGVYTRGKKSFYRGKIEIRARLESARGAWPAFWLLPFDEENGKWPYGGEIDIMERLNGDAIAYQTVHSHYTHHLKQNYPPNGTTAHIEKDDYNIYAVELYADSLVFRINQQHTMTYPRIETDKEGQFPFDRAYYLLLDMQLGGSWVGEVDPGDLPVSMYIDWVRFYEKK from the coding sequence ATGTATAAAAGGATAAACTGCCATATTCTGTTTTTTTTCTTCTTTTTTTTTCTGGTTTCCTGTGAGCCAAGTGATGATTGGAAACTGGTCTGGGAAGAAAACTTTGATAAGGAAGGTTTTATTGATGGGAAAATGTGGAGTAAAATTCCGAGAGGAAATCCGGATTGGCAGAATTATATGTCGGATTATGATTCATTGTATGATGTGGAAAATGGGAATCTGATTCTCAAAGGTATGGTTAATCCCGGGCTGTCGGATGATCATGCTCCTTATATTACCGGAGGTGTCTATACCAGAGGCAAAAAATCATTTTACCGGGGGAAGATAGAGATCCGCGCCAGATTAGAAAGCGCCAGGGGGGCATGGCCTGCTTTCTGGCTGCTCCCGTTTGATGAAGAAAACGGAAAGTGGCCATACGGCGGGGAGATAGACATTATGGAGCGTTTAAATGGAGATGCGATCGCTTACCAGACAGTACACTCACATTACACCCATCATTTAAAACAGAATTACCCTCCTAATGGAACCACAGCTCACATCGAAAAAGATGATTATAATATATATGCAGTAGAGTTGTATGCTGATAGTCTGGTTTTCAGGATCAATCAACAACACACAATGACTTATCCGCGTATAGAAACCGATAAAGAAGGACAGTTTCCTTTTGACAGGGCTTATTACCTGTTACTGGATATGCAACTGGGTGGTTCCTGGGTGGGAGAGGTAGATCCGGGTGATTTGCCTGTTTCCATGTATATTGATTGGGTACGTTTCTATGAAAAAAAATAA